The following coding sequences are from one Candidatus Nitrohelix vancouverensis window:
- a CDS encoding cytochrome c, with protein MPRLARLVLSLTAVLFLQSPALAETELEQGQRLFSKHCKVCHGEQGDGLTFAANALSPPPRNFLTETSRKELTRQRILESIQNGRKGTAMMPWKSVLTETEIQALASYIRIRLMEMKE; from the coding sequence ATGCCCCGGCTCGCACGACTCGTCCTGAGCCTGACGGCGGTTCTGTTCCTGCAATCACCTGCGCTGGCGGAAACGGAGTTGGAACAGGGCCAGCGGCTGTTTTCGAAACATTGCAAGGTCTGTCACGGCGAGCAGGGCGATGGGCTGACCTTTGCCGCCAATGCGCTATCGCCGCCGCCGCGCAACTTTCTCACTGAAACCTCGCGTAAGGAATTGACCCGGCAACGCATTCTGGAATCCATCCAAAACGGACGCAAGGGAACCGCAATGATGCCCTGGAAATCCGTTCTGACTGAAACGGAAATTCAAGCCCTCGCAAGTTATATCAGAATTCGATTGATGGAAATGAAGGAATGA